The Mangifera indica cultivar Alphonso chromosome 8, CATAS_Mindica_2.1, whole genome shotgun sequence genome has a window encoding:
- the LOC123222835 gene encoding ATP-dependent Clp protease ATP-binding subunit ClpA homolog CD4B, chloroplastic-like: MARVLVHTANIPALVAGKRHGQSQEPLKSRRSVKMMSCLQSPLFRMKSFSGLRGSNALDTFTRPGLDFHSRVAISLSSGRRRTGRMVVKAMFERFTEKAIKVIMLAQEEARRLGHNFVGTEQILLGLIGEGTGIAAKVLKSMGINLKDARVEVEKIIGRGSGFVAVEIPFTPRAKRVLELSLEEARQLGHNYIGSEHLLLGLLREGEGVAARVLENLGADPSNIRTQVIRMVGESTEAVGAGVGGGSSGNKMPTLEEYGTNLTKLAEEGKLDPVVGRQPQIERVIQILGRRTKNNPCLIGEPGVGKTAIAEGLAQRIASGDVPDTIEGKKVITLDMGLLVAGTKYRGEFEERLKKLMEEIKQSDEIIIFIDEVHTLIGAGAAEGAIDAANILKPALARGELQCIGATTLDEYRKHIEKDPALERRFQPVKVPEPSVDETIQILKGLRERYEIHHKLRYTDEALVSAAQLSYQYISDRFLPDKAIDLVDEAGSRVRLRHAQLPEEARELEKELRQITKEKNEAVRGQDFEKAGELRDREMDLKAQITALVDKGKEMSKAETEAGDVGPVVTEVDIQQIVSAWTGIPVEKVSTDESDRLLKMEETLHKRVVGQDEAVKAISRAIRRARVGLKNPNRPIASFIFSGPTGVGKSELAKALAAYYFGSEEAMIRLDMSEFMERHTVSKLIGSPPGYVGYTEGGQLTEAVRRRPYTVVLFDEIEKAHPDVFNMMLQILEDGRLTDSKGRTVDFKNTLLIMTSNVGSSVIEKGGRRIGFDLDYDEKDSSYNRIKSLVTEELKQYFRPEFLNRLDEMIVFRQLTKLEVKDIADIMLKEVLDRLKKKDIELQVTERFRERVVEEGYNPSYGARPLRRAIMRLLEDSMAEKMLAREIKEGDSVIVDVDSDGNVTVLNGSNGATPDPESLPDPLPVV, encoded by the exons ATGGCGAGGGTTCTAGTACACACAGCTAATATCCCTGCCTTGGTTGCTGGTAAAAGGCATGGTCAATCTCAAGAACCTTTGAAGTCAAGAAGAAGTGTCAAAATGATGAGCTGTTTACAATCGCCTTTGTTTAGAATGAAAAGTTTTTCAGGGTTGCGAGGCTCCAATGCTTTAGATACCTTTACAAGACCTGGTCTAGATTTCCACTCCAGGGTTGCAATTTCACTCTCTTCTGGACGAAGAAGGACTGGCCGAATGGTTGTTAAAGCCATGTTTGAGCGCTTCACAGAAAAAGCAATTAAAGTCATTATGCTTGCTCAAGAGGAAGCAAGACGGCTTGGTCACAATTTTGTTGGCACAGAGCAAATTCTTTTGGGTCTTATTGGTGAAGGTACGGGCATTGCTGCAAAGGTTCTCAAATCAATGGGAATCAATCTTAAAGATGCACGTGTAGAGGTAGAGAAGATAATTGGAAGGGGGAGTGGTTTTGTTGCTGTGGAAATTCCATTCACCCCACGTGCAAAGCGTGTTTTGGAACTGTCTCTTGAGGAAGCCCGTCAATTGG GTCATAACTATATTGGATCTGAGCACCTGCTTCTTGGGCTTCTTCGTGAAGGGGAAGGTGTAGCAGCCCGTGTTCTTGAGAATTTGGGTGCTGACCCAAGTAACATACGAACACAG GTTATCCGAATGGTTGGTGAGAGCACAGAAGCTGTTGGTGCTGGTGTTGGAGGAGGAAGCAGTGGCAATAAGATGCCTACATTGGAGGAGTATGGAACTAATTTAACCAAGTTAGCAGAAGAG GGTAAATTGGATCCTGTTGTTGGAAGACAGCCACAAATAGAACGTGTTATCCAAATTTTGGGCCGTCGAACTAAGAACAACCCATGTCTAATTGGAGAACCTGGTGTGGGTAAAACAGCTATTGCAGAAGGCCTTGCTCAACGAATTGCAAGTGGTGACGTTCCTGATACAATTGAAGGAAAGAAG GTTATAACCCTGGATATGGGTCTCCTTGTTGCTGGGACAAAATATCGTGGAGAGTTTGAGGAAAGATTGAAGAAACTAATGGAGGAAATCAAACAGAGtgatgaaataattattttcattgatgAGGTGCACACCTTAATTGGAGCAGGAGCTGCAGAAGGGGCAATTGATGCTGCTAACATCTTAAAGCCAGCTCTTGCAAGAGGAGAATTGCAG TGTATTGGAGCCACGACACTAGATGAGTACAGAAAGCACATTGAGAAAGACCCAGCACTGGAAAGACGTTTTCAACCTGTTAAAGTTCCTGAACCATCAGTAGATGAAACTATTCAGATTTTGAAAGGACTGCGAGAACGATACGAGATTCACCACAAACTTCGTTACACTGATGAAGCACTAGTTTCTGCAGCACAGCTATCATACCAATACATCAG TGATCGCTTTTTACCTGATAAAGCAATTGATTTGGTTGATGAAGCTGGTTCTCGAGTTCGCCTCCGTCATGCTCAG CTCCCTGAGGAAGCTAGAGAGCTTGAAAAAGAGCTTAGGCAGATCACTAAGGAGAAAAATGAAGCTGTTCGTGGCCAAGATTTTGAAAAG GCTGGGGAGTTACGTGATAGAGAAATGGACCTTAAGGCTCAGATCACAGCTCTTGTTGATAAAGGTAAGGAGATGAGTAAGGCTGAGACTGAAGCAGGCGATGTGGGTCCTGTTGTGACTGAAGTGGACATTCAACAGATTGTCTCCGCGTGGACTGGCATTCCTGTTGAGAAAGTATCAACAGATGAATCTGATCGTTTACTCAAGATGGAAGAGACCCTCCATAAGCGAGTCGTTGGTCAGGATGAAGCTGTCAAAGCCATTAGCCGTGCTATCCGCCGTGCTCGTGTTGGACTAAAGAACCCCAACCGACCAATTGCTAGTTTCATCTTTTCTGGTCCTACTGGTGTAGGGAAGTCAGAACTGGCAAAAGCACTTGCTGCTTATTATTTTGGCTCAGAAGAAGCCATGATTAGGCTTGATATGAGTGAGTTCATGGAGAGACACACAGTCTCCAAGCTCATTGGTTCTCCCCCTGGTTATGTGGGTTACACTGAGGGTGGTCAGCTGACTGAGGCTGTTCGGCGTCGTCCATACACTGTAGTACTCtttgatgaaattgaaaaggCTCATCCTGATGTTTTCAACATGATGCTTCAGATTCTTGAGGATGGAAGGTTGACAGACAGCAAGGGAAGAACTGTggatttcaaaaatacccttctaatTATGACGTCAAATGTTGGTAGCAGTGTTATTGAGAAGGGAGGACGACGCATAGGATTTGATCTTGATTATGATGAGAAAGACAGCAGTTACAACAGGATTAAAAGTCTGGTGACTGAAGAATTGAAGCAATATTTCCGGCCTGAGTTCTTGAATAGATTGGATGAGATGATTGTTTTCCGGCAGCTGACTAAGCTGGAGGTAAAAGATATTGCTGATATAATGCTGAAGGAAGTTCTTGATAGATTGAAGAAAAAAGACATAGAGCTTCAAGTTACAGAGAGATTTAGAGAGAGGGTGGTTGAGGAAGGGTACAACCCAAGTTATGGTGCTAGGCCATTGAGAAGAGCAATTATGAGACTTTTGGAGGACAGCATGGCGGAGAAGATGCTTGCAAGAGAAATTAAAGAGGGTGATTCAGTCATTGTGGATGTCGATTCTGATGGAAATGTCACTGTTCTCAATGGCAGCAATGGTGCCACCCCAGACCCTGAGTCATTACCAGACCCACTTCCAGTGGTGTAA